In Streptomyces sp. NBC_01426, one genomic interval encodes:
- a CDS encoding LuxR family transcriptional regulator, whose protein sequence is MLLGRGGERAVVERLLAGARDGRSGVLVVRGEAGIGKTALLDGVLAEAGDDVRVLRGTGIEFESALPYAGLHLLLRSVLDRADVLPAAQAAALRTALGTGEAAPAGGDRFLVGLAVLTLLAELAEEQPLFCLVDDAQWLDQASAEALVFAARRLHAERIALVFCARDPHTPEFRPAGLDELRLRRLDGATAADLLALYAADLGHHERQDVLREAEGNPLALLELTTARREGHGSPYGGPRGRIEQSFATRIAALPEPTGTLLLVAAAADEGDAGTVFEAAGRLGAGLADLAPAEQHALVRLDGTRLVFRHPLVRSAAYRGVPAARRLAAHRALAECSEGHRAAWHLAAAATAPDEEVAAALERGGEQVRARGGHAALAGVYERAAELSPDPADRGRRLGAAAQAALHAGQLDRACALAATARVAPGGATATARLASIVAEIADERGDLARAHTLLVEAAPPVAADDPRGAGRMLFLAVGSAWVGGDPEGVARATGAATAAGVPNLAEIRALARLSSPDAEVRTDALRFLRDSSARPAGELGDLREALRSACWPGFLGDHRAACERAAAVERECRAQGAIGVLPRALLEVCQAQLRLGLHRDALAGGTEGLRIAADTGQVRTAAQLAGTLAGLAAARGDEAWYRELAVTAGTVDLPDIRHRLVSAGILLDLGLGRHEAAADRAAAAPAGAGCTCCGRDSDEVEAALRAGRPRAALAAWERLRDLSRQLDRPGIRAVEVRCEALLADDAEELFRGALALHGEGDTDRFEEARTALLYGEWLRRVRRPVDSRGPLRAARDAFTRLGATPWAGRAAGELRAAGEGRPEQPVAGSDLDRLTPQELQVVRLAATGLTNRDIGARLFLSPRTVGYHLYNAYPKLGVTSRMELTRLDLAV, encoded by the coding sequence ATGCTGTTGGGCCGGGGTGGGGAACGGGCCGTCGTCGAACGGTTGCTGGCCGGGGCGCGCGACGGCCGCAGCGGGGTGCTCGTGGTGCGGGGCGAGGCGGGCATCGGGAAGACGGCCCTGCTGGACGGTGTGCTCGCCGAGGCGGGCGACGACGTACGGGTGTTGCGCGGGACGGGCATCGAGTTCGAGAGCGCCCTGCCGTACGCGGGGCTGCACCTGCTGCTGCGTTCCGTGCTCGACCGGGCCGACGTGCTGCCGGCCGCGCAGGCCGCCGCGCTGCGGACGGCCCTGGGTACCGGGGAAGCCGCTCCCGCCGGCGGCGACCGGTTCCTGGTCGGGCTCGCGGTGCTGACGCTGTTGGCCGAACTGGCCGAGGAGCAACCGCTGTTCTGCCTCGTGGACGATGCGCAGTGGCTGGACCAGGCGTCCGCCGAGGCCCTGGTGTTCGCCGCCCGGAGGCTGCACGCCGAACGGATCGCCCTGGTGTTCTGCGCGCGGGACCCGCACACGCCCGAGTTCCGACCGGCCGGGCTCGACGAGTTGCGGCTGCGGCGCCTCGACGGGGCGACCGCCGCCGACCTGTTGGCCCTGTACGCGGCCGACCTCGGGCACCACGAGCGGCAGGACGTGCTGCGGGAGGCCGAGGGCAACCCGCTCGCGCTGCTGGAGCTGACCACGGCGCGGCGCGAGGGCCACGGCTCCCCGTACGGGGGTCCGCGCGGCCGGATCGAGCAGAGCTTCGCCACCCGCATCGCCGCCCTGCCGGAGCCGACCGGGACGCTGCTGCTGGTGGCGGCCGCGGCCGACGAGGGCGACGCCGGGACGGTCTTCGAGGCGGCCGGCAGGCTCGGCGCGGGGCTCGCCGACCTGGCGCCCGCCGAGCAGCACGCTCTGGTGCGGCTCGACGGGACCCGGCTGGTCTTCCGGCACCCGCTGGTCCGGTCGGCGGCGTACCGGGGCGTCCCGGCGGCCCGCCGGCTCGCCGCGCACCGCGCCCTGGCGGAGTGCAGCGAGGGCCACCGGGCGGCCTGGCACCTGGCCGCGGCCGCGACGGCCCCCGACGAGGAGGTCGCCGCGGCGCTGGAGCGCGGCGGCGAGCAGGTCCGCGCCCGGGGCGGGCACGCCGCGCTGGCGGGGGTGTACGAGCGGGCCGCGGAACTGAGCCCGGATCCCGCCGATCGCGGCCGCCGGCTCGGCGCCGCGGCGCAGGCGGCCCTGCACGCGGGCCAGTTGGACCGGGCGTGCGCGCTCGCCGCGACCGCCCGCGTCGCACCGGGCGGTGCGACGGCGACCGCCCGGCTCGCGTCGATCGTCGCGGAGATCGCCGACGAGCGGGGCGACCTGGCGCGGGCGCACACCCTGCTGGTGGAGGCGGCGCCGCCGGTGGCCGCCGACGATCCGCGGGGTGCGGGACGGATGCTGTTCCTCGCCGTGGGCAGCGCGTGGGTCGGCGGGGACCCGGAGGGCGTGGCGCGGGCGACCGGGGCGGCGACGGCGGCCGGTGTGCCGAACCTGGCGGAGATCCGGGCGCTGGCCCGGCTGTCGTCACCGGACGCGGAGGTCCGCACGGACGCGCTGCGGTTCCTGCGCGACTCCTCGGCGCGTCCCGCCGGGGAACTCGGGGACCTGCGCGAGGCGTTGCGTTCCGCGTGCTGGCCCGGGTTCCTGGGCGACCACCGGGCGGCCTGCGAGCGGGCCGCGGCCGTCGAGCGGGAGTGCCGGGCGCAGGGCGCGATCGGGGTGCTGCCGCGCGCCCTGCTGGAGGTGTGTCAGGCCCAACTGCGGCTCGGGCTGCACCGGGACGCCCTGGCCGGCGGTACGGAGGGGCTGCGGATCGCCGCCGACACCGGGCAGGTCCGGACGGCCGCGCAGCTCGCGGGCACGCTCGCCGGTCTGGCGGCCGCCCGGGGCGACGAGGCCTGGTACCGGGAGCTGGCGGTCACCGCCGGGACCGTCGACCTGCCCGACATACGCCACCGGTTGGTGTCGGCGGGCATCCTGCTCGACCTGGGGCTCGGCCGGCACGAGGCGGCCGCGGACCGGGCCGCCGCGGCGCCGGCCGGGGCGGGCTGCACGTGTTGCGGCCGGGACTCCGACGAGGTGGAGGCGGCCCTGCGGGCGGGTCGGCCGCGCGCCGCCCTGGCGGCGTGGGAGCGGCTGCGGGACCTGTCCCGGCAGCTGGACCGGCCCGGGATCCGCGCGGTGGAGGTACGGTGCGAGGCCCTGCTGGCCGACGACGCCGAGGAGTTGTTCCGCGGCGCCCTGGCCCTGCACGGCGAGGGGGACACGGACCGCTTCGAGGAGGCCCGGACGGCCCTGCTGTACGGGGAGTGGCTGCGCCGGGTGCGGCGACCGGTCGACTCCCGGGGGCCGCTGCGGGCGGCCCGGGACGCCTTCACGCGGCTGGGCGCGACCCCGTGGGCGGGGCGGGCCGCCGGGGAACTCCGCGCGGCGGGCGAGGGCCGGCCGGAGCAGCCCGTCGCCGGGTCCGACCTGGACCGCCTGACGCCCCAGGAGTTGCAGGTGGTGCGGCTCGCGGCGACCGGTCTGACCAACCGGGACATCGGGGCCCGGTTGTTCCTCAGTCCACGGACGGTCGGGTACCACTTGTACAACGCGTATCCGAAGCTGGGCGTGACCTCGCGGATGGAGCTGACCCGGCTGGACCTGGCGGTCTGA
- a CDS encoding MinD/ParA family protein, whose translation MSQADNWQGDVLRDLRGGGRQPAPQGGPGPAGQGATPPPPPPGPGQDPARPAAPQAPAPQAAPYPAPQAPHPGGPHPDGGPRVPSAAPRPQSHAQAHAPAPGPAHPAPARAARTPDSRPAVDPSLAAASRKPRNGEPFTARAARAIWRTVSSSVAREVAEVSRIAESLQQPVTTGRQIAVTSIRGGAGKSTVAALLGTTYAHYRQDPVLFVEADPALGSLPIRLGAESLRWTTGDVADIVQPQMSLLDITGYLVQLRDNAWLLPGSQGQIGAMLDFRSYERAMVALRRYFGVTVVDCETLPAEVARVALTASQACVLTTPATLDGVASTHAVLQWMQGLPPHVIGGTVVVLTEQAPHSGIDTDEAVRTLASTGTSVHVLPYDRHLADGGEIRTDLLAQATRTAATRIAADAFRLSQKRH comes from the coding sequence ATGTCACAGGCAGACAACTGGCAGGGCGACGTCCTGCGGGACCTGAGGGGCGGCGGCCGGCAGCCCGCCCCGCAGGGCGGGCCCGGGCCCGCCGGGCAGGGCGCCACCCCGCCGCCCCCGCCCCCCGGCCCGGGGCAGGACCCCGCGCGGCCCGCCGCCCCGCAGGCCCCGGCCCCGCAGGCGGCCCCGTACCCGGCCCCGCAGGCCCCGCACCCCGGCGGTCCACACCCCGACGGCGGTCCCCGGGTACCGTCCGCCGCCCCACGGCCGCAGAGCCACGCCCAAGCCCACGCCCCGGCCCCCGGCCCCGCGCACCCGGCCCCCGCCCGCGCGGCCCGTACCCCCGACTCCCGCCCCGCGGTCGATCCGAGCCTCGCCGCGGCGAGCCGCAAGCCGCGCAACGGCGAACCCTTCACGGCCCGGGCCGCCCGCGCGATCTGGCGAACCGTTTCCTCGTCCGTGGCCCGCGAGGTCGCCGAGGTCTCCCGCATCGCCGAATCGCTCCAGCAGCCGGTGACCACCGGCCGCCAGATCGCCGTCACCTCCATTCGCGGCGGCGCCGGCAAGTCCACCGTCGCGGCCCTGCTGGGCACCACGTACGCCCACTACCGCCAGGACCCCGTCCTCTTCGTCGAGGCCGACCCCGCCCTCGGCTCGCTGCCCATCCGGCTCGGCGCCGAGTCACTGCGCTGGACCACCGGGGACGTCGCCGACATCGTCCAACCGCAGATGTCGCTGCTCGACATCACCGGCTACCTCGTCCAGCTCCGCGACAACGCCTGGCTGCTGCCCGGCAGCCAGGGCCAGATCGGCGCCATGCTGGACTTCCGCTCCTACGAACGCGCCATGGTCGCCCTGCGCCGCTACTTCGGCGTCACGGTCGTCGACTGCGAGACGCTCCCCGCGGAAGTGGCCCGCGTCGCACTGACCGCCTCCCAGGCCTGCGTCCTCACGACCCCCGCGACCCTCGACGGCGTCGCCAGTACGCACGCGGTGCTCCAGTGGATGCAGGGCCTGCCCCCGCACGTGATCGGCGGCACCGTCGTGGTCCTCACCGAACAGGCCCCGCACTCGGGCATCGACACTGACGAGGCGGTGCGCACGCTCGCGTCCACCGGGACGAGCGTCCACGTCCTGCCGTACGACCGCCACCTCGCGGACGGCGGCGAGATCCGCACCGACCTGCTCGCCCAGGCGACCAGGACGGCCGCCACCCGCATCGCGGCGGACGCGTTCCGGCTTTCCCAGAAGCGCCACTGA
- a CDS encoding DsbA family oxidoreductase — translation MKIEFTLDIPCVWSYFAFARLTREAARVRAAGGTVDLVFRPHQLAPEATVEGEPKTEVLRRAFGADMAPAIARITALAAAEGLEFHHDRAVFSHTFEAHRLIAVAAAQGRAEAAVERLFRAHHTDGLNIADPAVLRRLAADAGVAWSDGGADAVRAALAAVRAEALPGIPYLRFPDGVTFTGNPSREALAAALAPAAATA, via the coding sequence ATGAAGATCGAATTCACCCTCGACATCCCCTGCGTCTGGTCGTACTTCGCCTTCGCCCGCCTCACCCGGGAGGCCGCCCGGGTCCGTGCCGCCGGCGGCACGGTCGACCTGGTCTTCCGCCCTCACCAACTGGCGCCCGAGGCCACCGTCGAGGGCGAACCGAAGACGGAGGTGCTGCGGCGGGCGTTCGGCGCCGACATGGCCCCGGCGATCGCCCGGATCACGGCACTGGCCGCCGCCGAGGGCCTGGAGTTCCACCACGACCGGGCCGTCTTCTCCCACACCTTCGAGGCGCACCGGCTGATCGCCGTCGCCGCCGCGCAGGGCCGGGCCGAGGCCGCCGTCGAGCGGCTCTTCCGGGCCCACCACACCGACGGCCTGAACATCGCCGACCCCGCCGTCCTGCGCCGCCTCGCCGCCGACGCGGGGGTCGCCTGGAGCGACGGGGGAGCCGACGCCGTCCGGGCGGCGCTGGCCGCGGTCCGCGCCGAGGCCCTGCCGGGCATCCCGTACCTGCGCTTCCCGGACGGGGTCACCTTCACGGGCAACCCGTCGCGGGAGGCCCTGGCGGCCGCCCTCGCCCCGGCCGCCGCCACGGCGTAG
- a CDS encoding MASE1 domain-containing protein, producing MHTERSRRRGLPYLLLSILAVALAYYLGGRVGLLQRVVLAGAQVTPLWLPTGIAVAALLWLGPRIWPGIALGTFCVMQTLGPFEPVGLAIVAGNTLAPLCAYAMLRRVDFRTEMDRLRDGLALVFLGGLLPMLISATVGAGVLALSGSLPASGFWPVWWSWWAGDAMGVLVVTPLLLVLPRFRLTPDPYRLAEGVALAVTAVVVTLLVTHSSLSLLFLVFPLLIWAAVRFQLPGAAPCSLLISVVAIAAATDRAGPFEDHSLFEIMANLMALNGSAALTALLLSAMVTEQQNIRRKIEQACVELAELVARLSQP from the coding sequence GTGCACACCGAGCGATCGCGACGCCGAGGCCTCCCGTACCTGCTGCTGTCGATCCTCGCCGTCGCCCTCGCCTATTACCTGGGCGGACGCGTCGGCCTGCTCCAGCGCGTGGTCCTCGCGGGCGCCCAGGTCACGCCCCTGTGGCTGCCCACCGGGATCGCGGTCGCCGCGCTGCTGTGGCTGGGGCCCCGGATCTGGCCGGGGATCGCGCTGGGCACGTTCTGCGTCATGCAGACCTTGGGCCCGTTCGAGCCGGTCGGCCTCGCCATCGTCGCCGGGAACACCCTCGCCCCGCTCTGCGCGTACGCGATGCTCCGCCGGGTCGACTTCCGGACCGAGATGGACCGGCTGCGGGACGGCCTGGCGCTGGTCTTCCTCGGCGGGCTGCTGCCGATGCTGATCAGCGCCACCGTCGGCGCCGGGGTGCTGGCGCTGAGCGGCAGCCTGCCGGCGAGCGGGTTCTGGCCGGTCTGGTGGTCCTGGTGGGCCGGTGACGCGATGGGCGTGCTGGTCGTGACCCCGCTGCTGCTGGTCCTGCCCCGGTTCCGGCTGACCCCCGACCCCTACCGGCTCGCCGAGGGGGTGGCGCTGGCGGTCACGGCGGTGGTGGTCACCCTGCTGGTCACCCACAGCTCGCTCTCGCTGCTGTTCCTGGTGTTCCCGCTGCTGATCTGGGCCGCCGTGCGCTTCCAGCTGCCGGGAGCGGCCCCCTGCTCGCTGCTGATCTCCGTCGTGGCCATCGCGGCGGCCACCGATCGGGCGGGCCCCTTCGAGGACCACAGCCTCTTCGAGATCATGGCCAACCTGATGGCCCTCAACGGCTCGGCCGCCCTGACGGCCCTCCTCCTGTCGGCCATGGTCACCGAGCAGCAGAACATCCGCCGCAAGATCGAGCAGGCCTGCGTGGAACTGGCCGAACTGGTCGCCCGCCTCTCCCAGCCGTGA
- the eccD gene encoding type VII secretion integral membrane protein EccD has translation MVSTATTSRAQLSRVTLVGERRRADMVLPSDTPLGQLLPDILQLLDDRAASRPMTRQLVTSDGSALPQDSTLAGAGIADGAVLRLVRTHSAPPAPVVHDVVDLVADDLDLQAWRWRPAARRGSAGVATVAFAVTAALLARREFALDALAGALLVVTVLLLAVGALGARVGKGNRGLATALLLASGGLGILTAWTAADAYQWAGIARLAAVAAALVVTLVMLGWFSPLGRGGFMGAAAIATITAVWEVVASVQDDPARLGAVMAVFSVVVLGLLPRLALMASGLTALDDRRSGGTSVSRHQVGNALAATHRGLALATIAAAVSAAAAGWLLTLAGEPSVWTVVLPALVAVVLLSRARAFPLVAEVVALIAAAGLLLVRLVVLWIGHGGGAGALAVLCVAALLPLLGLAMQPPDHVQVRLRRTADFVESVGVVGLFPLAVGVFGIYGQLLDKF, from the coding sequence GTGGTGAGCACAGCTACGACTTCCCGAGCGCAACTGTCCCGGGTGACCCTGGTCGGCGAGCGACGCCGGGCCGACATGGTCCTCCCCTCGGACACTCCCCTAGGTCAGCTGCTTCCGGACATCCTGCAGTTGCTCGACGACCGTGCCGCCTCGCGGCCCATGACACGCCAGTTGGTGACGTCGGACGGTTCGGCGCTGCCGCAGGACAGCACCCTGGCCGGCGCCGGCATAGCCGACGGCGCGGTCCTGCGGCTGGTCAGGACCCACTCCGCGCCGCCCGCCCCCGTCGTCCACGACGTCGTCGACCTGGTGGCCGACGACCTCGACCTGCAGGCCTGGCGCTGGCGCCCCGCCGCCCGCAGGGGCAGCGCGGGAGTGGCGACCGTCGCCTTCGCGGTGACCGCCGCCCTGCTCGCCCGCCGCGAGTTCGCACTCGACGCCCTCGCCGGCGCCCTGCTGGTCGTCACCGTCCTCCTGCTCGCCGTCGGCGCCCTCGGCGCACGCGTAGGGAAAGGAAACCGGGGCCTGGCCACGGCCCTCCTGCTCGCCTCCGGAGGACTCGGCATCCTCACGGCGTGGACGGCCGCCGACGCCTACCAGTGGGCGGGCATCGCCCGACTGGCGGCCGTCGCCGCCGCGCTCGTCGTGACCCTCGTCATGCTCGGCTGGTTCTCCCCGCTCGGTCGCGGCGGATTCATGGGCGCGGCCGCCATCGCCACGATCACCGCCGTGTGGGAGGTCGTCGCCTCCGTCCAGGACGACCCGGCGCGACTCGGCGCGGTCATGGCCGTGTTCTCCGTCGTCGTGCTCGGCCTGCTGCCCCGCCTCGCGCTGATGGCCTCGGGGCTGACGGCGCTCGACGATCGGCGCTCCGGCGGAACCTCCGTGAGCCGGCACCAGGTGGGCAACGCGCTCGCGGCCACGCACCGGGGCCTCGCCCTCGCCACGATCGCGGCGGCCGTCTCCGCGGCGGCGGCCGGGTGGTTGCTCACGCTGGCCGGCGAACCGAGCGTGTGGACCGTGGTCCTGCCGGCGCTCGTCGCCGTGGTGCTCCTGTCGAGGGCGCGGGCCTTCCCGCTGGTCGCGGAGGTCGTGGCGCTGATCGCTGCGGCGGGGTTGCTCCTCGTACGCCTCGTGGTGCTGTGGATCGGTCACGGCGGCGGCGCGGGAGCCCTCGCCGTGCTGTGCGTGGCCGCGCTGCTGCCGCTGCTCGGGCTCGCGATGCAGCCGCCGGACCACGTGCAGGTGCGGCTGCGGCGCACGGCCGACTTCGTCGAGTCCGTCGGGGTGGTGGGGTTGTTCCCGCTGGCCGTCGGGGTGTTCGGCATCTACGGGCAGTTGCTCGACAAGTTCTGA
- a CDS encoding PP2C family protein-serine/threonine phosphatase, whose translation MAPRRAPRQASADDLLATLGRLTAQAREGAELQRARVQLAEALQREILPPSLPDAPGLRTAARYAPARQGLDIGGDWYDGFPLTDGSLGFSIGDVQGHDVEAAAFMGQIRIALRAVAAAAEDPGDVLSRANDLLISVNQELFATCTFLRFDPSTWEIDGARAGHVPAVWATVDGDCGTDEDEGGLPLGVLAGSDYPVTRRRLRRPGAYVLLTDGVVEGPSFPIETGLAEVVRVVRDGAGADPEELAAEVMKVADSTGHADDAAVLVLRHDAPPGTE comes from the coding sequence ATGGCCCCGCGTCGTGCCCCTCGGCAGGCGAGCGCCGACGACCTCCTGGCCACCCTCGGACGGCTCACCGCCCAGGCCCGGGAAGGCGCCGAGCTCCAGCGGGCCCGGGTCCAGCTGGCCGAGGCGCTGCAACGCGAGATACTGCCGCCCTCGCTGCCCGACGCCCCCGGACTGCGGACCGCCGCCCGGTACGCGCCCGCCCGCCAGGGCCTGGACATCGGCGGCGACTGGTACGACGGTTTCCCGCTGACCGACGGTTCGCTCGGCTTCTCCATCGGCGACGTACAGGGCCACGACGTGGAGGCGGCGGCCTTCATGGGGCAGATCCGCATCGCCCTGCGCGCCGTCGCCGCGGCCGCCGAGGACCCCGGCGACGTGCTCAGCCGCGCCAATGACCTGCTGATCTCGGTCAACCAGGAACTCTTCGCCACCTGCACCTTCCTCCGTTTCGACCCGAGCACCTGGGAGATCGACGGCGCCCGGGCCGGACACGTCCCGGCCGTCTGGGCCACGGTCGACGGCGACTGCGGGACGGACGAGGACGAGGGCGGGCTCCCGCTGGGCGTCCTCGCCGGTTCCGACTACCCCGTCACCCGCCGCCGGCTGCGGCGGCCCGGCGCCTACGTCCTGCTCACCGACGGGGTCGTCGAGGGGCCCTCGTTCCCCATCGAGACGGGGCTGGCGGAGGTGGTCCGGGTGGTCCGGGACGGGGCGGGCGCGGACCCCGAGGAACTGGCCGCCGAGGTGATGAAAGTGGCCGACTCGACCGGCCACGCGGACGACGCGGCGGTCCTCGTCCTGCGCCACGACGCACCACCGGGCACCGAGTAG